One Armatimonadota bacterium genomic window, TCGCCACCACGGCCGCCGCGGCGGCCGCCGCGGCCAATGCCCGCCGCCAGTAGCGGCGCGCGGGGCGCCGGGGCCGTCTGCGCCGCTGCTGCAGGCGCAGCGCGCTCATCGTCCGCGGTGCCAGACCATCCGGCGCTTGCCGATTGCCCAGCGCGTGCAGATGCGTTCGCAGGACGCGCAGCTGCTCCAAGTAAGCCCGACAGGGCGGGCACGACCACAGGTGCTGCTCCAGCTCCGCCGCGATTCCCGGCTCACGGCCGGCGGCAGGCGCGCCTGCTTCCCCGCCCATGTCGTGCGCCAACCTCCTGGCGCGTTCACAGTTCACGTACCGTCTCCCTCCTTCTGCCCGCGCAGCCGCCGACGCACTTCTTCGCGCGCCCGGAACAGCCGCGACTTGGTGGTTCCAATCGAACAGCCGACGACGGCCGCTATCTCTTCGTGCGTAAGTCCCTCGACGTCATGCAGGATGAGCGCGATTCGCAGCTTCCACGACAGGCCGGCGATCGCCCGCACCAGGTCCGAGCGCAATTCCTTGCGCTCCAACTCGTGCTGCGGGTCGAGCCCTGGCTCCGTGGGCGCAGACACGGCGTCATCCTGCAACTGCAACCACCCCGAGCGCGCCTGCCGCCGGGTGTAGTCCACACACGTGTTGACGGCGATACGGTAGAGCCAGGTCGAGAACGCCGATTGACCGCGAAAGCCCGCCAGCGATCGGTAGGCCTTGACGAACACCTCCTGCGCCAGGTCGCTGGCGTCGTCGCGGTTGGCGGCGAAGTTAGCGGCGATGCTGTAGATCCGATCCTGATGACGCGCCAGGATGACCCCGAACGCATCGAGATCGCCGCCCAGCACGCGCGTCACCAGCGCCTGATCCGGCGGTTCACCGACGGACGCCGCCACTCCCCGCGGCCGAGTTATCGGGGTCGCTCTTTCCACGCCCACCGACGCCGCCGAGTCCGTCAAGTACAGGCGCGGGGTTGACCGCGCACCCGCTTCACACAGCGCGGACGCAGGCGGCGCCTGGTGGGGGTGATTCGCCGCGGTAGCCGTACCTACCTGTCGCAGGTGGTGCTGGAGCAGGGGCATAGGCGCTCCGTCGCGGTCCGGGCATTGTCCCGTCTCTGCCGCGCTATCACCGTCACCCATTATGACGCGGGCGCGGCGAAGAGGGTTCCCGCACTTATCGAAGACCGGGAAAGAGCGGGGCGGAGTCTACCCTCAGTAAGGTCGAACGGTCCCCGCCCGCTCCGCCGCGCATACGCGAGCCGGTCAGGGGAGGCCTCTACTGCGGCATCGGCTCCTGGTCGGGATGGCGGCGGCCCAGCCAACGATGCGCGAGCGCCGCCGCTCCGACCAGCGCCGCGCAGTACGCCGCCACCAGCCACGCCGACGTGACTTCCGCCCGTATCGTCGCTCCCGGCAGATTGGACACGGCATAGACCAGGCCCACCCCGACCCGCAGCAGCGGGGCGTTGAGGTAATTGACGGCCGTCGCCAGCGGGATGCTGATGGAGCCGAGCACGGCGACGGCGATGCCGGTCGCAAGTAGAAGCGCAGCCGCGGGGATGACGAACAGGTTGGCGACGAACCCCACCGGCGAGATGTAACGGAAGTGCCACGCCGTGACCGGCAGCACCGCCAACTGGGCCGCCGTCGTTGCGCCCACAATTGCCGCCAGCCACCCCGGCAGCGGCCGCAGCAGGCGCATCATCGTGGGCGCCAGACCGACGATCCCCGCCACCGCCGCGAGTGACAACTGCAGGCCGATGTCGAACAGCGCCGCCGGGCGCACCACCAGCAGCGCCAGCGCCGCTACGGCGAGCATGGTGTAGCGGTCGAACTCCAGCGCATGGTGGTCGCCAACCGCCGGCGTCTGCCGCAGCATGAAGCCGAAGGCGACCATCCCTCCCATCACCGCCGCGCGCGCCACCGGCCGCCCGCCCTCGGTGAAGAGGGCGTAGAGCGCGATCAACGTCAGCGCCAGCGCCAGGCTCGCGTGCGTGGGCGCGGGCGCGAGCCGGCCCCAGGCGCCAACGTGAGCGCCGTAGCGACGGCGCCGGTAGTAGAGAGCGACGGCGCCCGGCGCGTAGACGATGGTGAAAAGCAAGGAGATCTGCGTCCCCGACACCACCAGCACGTGTACGACCCCGGCGCGGCGAAAGGCGTCCATCACCTCCGGCGGCAGGGGATGCGCCTTGGCGCCGAAGACGATGCTCCCCAGCAGCGCCCCCAGCGCCTCGGGGTAAGGCCCGGGCATGCTCTCGCGCATGACCCGCGACACGTGCTCGCGCACCGCGACGCCAGCGCGCTCGAGCGGGCCCAACTCGGCCGCCCCCAGTCGCTCCAGCAACCGCTCGTCCGTCACATAGGCGAGCGCCGACAGGCCCGCCGCCTGCAGGGCCGGCGCGCGCGTGACCTCTCCCGGATTCGTCGCCACCCGCGGGGGATGGATGACCGCGGTGAAGCGCACCCGGTCGCCGCGCTCGAAAGGCTGCCGTGACACGCAGGTGAGCCACAACCTGCCGCGCGCCGGAGAATGCCCGCCCGTCGCAGGATTAACGCAATCTCGCAGGTCCACAGCTATCGCCTGGCGGTCGCCCCAGGGGCGGGGGTCGCCGACGACTATGCCCTCGAAGGTGCCGGCGGTTCCGGTCAAGGTGGAGACGTCGCCTGCGCGCTTGATCTGCGACACGGAGTAGGCGAACCCGCCCACCAGCGCCGCGAGAAGCAGCACCAGCGCAGCCGCGGCGCGGCTGCAGCGCACGGTCGCGGCGACGATCGCCAGCGCGACGGCCGCCACCGCGCCCAAGGCCCACGCGGGCGGGATCTCATACTTGGCGCCCATCCCGATGCCCAGCGCGAACATCGCCACCGCGCAAGCCAACGGCCGCCCGCGCAGCTCCGCGAGAGCGGACGAGATGAGGCCGGGCTCAGCCGTCTGTGTTGGAACCGGTTTCATTGTCTCGCGGCGCTAGCGACAGATTCCCACGAGCGAGCCATTCCTCCCGCGTGATTTCAAGGTCTATCTCGGCGAACTTCCGGCCGCCGCGCTCGACGAGGTCCGCCACGCGCCGCACGATGCGCATTCCGCAAGCCTCGAACATACGCAAACTGCGATCATTGAACTCGAACACCGATGCCGCGGCAACGCGATCCGCGCCGAGCACGTCGAAGGCATGGCGCAGCAGCAGCCGCACTGCTCGCCTACCGTAGCGCTGGCCCCAATATGCCTTCTCGCCGATACAGATGTCAACGCGATAAGCGCGGTCGGACGGCTGCTTCTTCAACCGCGCCATGTTCGCAGGCTGAAGCCACATTTCGCCGATAACCGTTTCATCGGCCGTCTCGATGACAAAGAGCAGGCTGCCTTGCTGCGCAACGCCGCGGTAGATGCCCTCGATCTCGGCTCGGCTGTACTTCGGATTCTCTTTCCCCTCGGAGTAGTACGTCACCTCGGGGTCCCCAAACCAGCGCTCCACCGTATCGAAATCAGCATCCGTAAAGGGGCGCAGCCGCACGTGGTCGTCGGCGAGGTGAACATCGTGAGTTGGCAGGCGGAGCATTAGGACACCCCTCTTGGCACCAGACGTGAGTGAGTTTCCCTGGTCTGCGCCGCGCATCCGGCGACCTTTCTCCCTTGCAGGGAGAGGGTGACCGTCCTGCGATGCTGGACTTCACGTCCATGCCTCACGCCAGAGGAGTCGTGCGGTCCGTGTCCTCTCCCCTACTCGAACTCGGCGACGGCTTCGGCCAGGCGCTCGGGGATGGGCAGGGCGGCCGGGCACTTGGGCAGACACTCGCCGCATTCAGCGCACACCGAGGCCCGCACCTCCAGGGATTCGTAAAGCTCGCGCCCCAGGCGCCGCAGGTTCTGCGGGTACTCGCGCGCCACGTGCAGGGCGCGGAAGACCTCTGGGATCTCGATGCCCTGCGGGCACGGCTGGCAGTAGCCGCAGCGCAGGCAGGTCTGGCCGTAGCGGTAGGACTTGCCCAAGCGCCCCAGCGTCGTGATGAGATCGCGGCGCTCCTGGTCGCTGAGGCGCGGCGACTCCTCGATGGTGGCGACGTTCTCCTCCACCTGCGCCGCGCTCTCCACGCCGGGGATGACCACGCTCACCGCCGGATTGGAGAGGATGAAGCGCAGGCAGCCGGCGACGATGGGGTCGCGCTCGCCCGCCGGCTTCAGCTCCGCCGGCATGGTGAGCATGCCGCCGCTGAGGGGCTTCATGGCGATGACGCCCATGCCGCGCTCCCGCGCCAGCGGCATGATGCGCCCCGCGACCCCCTCGGGGTCGAGGGGATTGCAGGCGAGCATGATGGTCTCGAACTCGCCGCAGATGATGGCTTGCTCCATCTCGTGCACGGCGCGATGCATGGTGATGCCGACGTGGCGTACCAGACCCTGCTGCTGCGCTTGACGCGCCGCCTCGAAAGCGCCGCCGGGCGCCATCACCTGCTGCCACTTGGCGTCGTGATCCACGCTGTGCAACTGGTAGAGGTCCACATAGTCGGTTTGCAGCTCGCGCAGGCTGGTCTCCAGGTCCGTCCGGAGCTGGGCGGCGGTGCCGGCGTGGCTCTTGGTGGCGAGGATGAA contains:
- a CDS encoding ComEC/Rec2 family competence protein; the encoded protein is MKPVPTQTAEPGLISSALAELRGRPLACAVAMFALGIGMGAKYEIPPAWALGAVAAVALAIVAATVRCSRAAAALVLLLAALVGGFAYSVSQIKRAGDVSTLTGTAGTFEGIVVGDPRPWGDRQAIAVDLRDCVNPATGGHSPARGRLWLTCVSRQPFERGDRVRFTAVIHPPRVATNPGEVTRAPALQAAGLSALAYVTDERLLERLGAAELGPLERAGVAVREHVSRVMRESMPGPYPEALGALLGSIVFGAKAHPLPPEVMDAFRRAGVVHVLVVSGTQISLLFTIVYAPGAVALYYRRRRYGAHVGAWGRLAPAPTHASLALALTLIALYALFTEGGRPVARAAVMGGMVAFGFMLRQTPAVGDHHALEFDRYTMLAVAALALLVVRPAALFDIGLQLSLAAVAGIVGLAPTMMRLLRPLPGWLAAIVGATTAAQLAVLPVTAWHFRYISPVGFVANLFVIPAAALLLATGIAVAVLGSISIPLATAVNYLNAPLLRVGVGLVYAVSNLPGATIRAEVTSAWLVAAYCAALVGAAALAHRWLGRRHPDQEPMPQ
- a CDS encoding aldo/keto reductase produces the protein MERRMLGPTGMEVAALGFGAIKLHKISPEEATRALNRALDLGINFIDSARGYRDSERKIGVALKRRRDEFILATKSHAGTAAQLRTDLETSLRELQTDYVDLYQLHSVDHDAKWQQVMAPGGAFEAARQAQQQGLVRHVGITMHRAVHEMEQAIICGEFETIMLACNPLDPEGVAGRIMPLARERGMGVIAMKPLSGGMLTMPAELKPAGERDPIVAGCLRFILSNPAVSVVIPGVESAAQVEENVATIEESPRLSDQERRDLITTLGRLGKSYRYGQTCLRCGYCQPCPQGIEIPEVFRALHVAREYPQNLRRLGRELYESLEVRASVCAECGECLPKCPAALPIPERLAEAVAEFE
- a CDS encoding sigma-70 family RNA polymerase sigma factor translates to MPLLQHHLRQVGTATAANHPHQAPPASALCEAGARSTPRLYLTDSAASVGVERATPITRPRGVAASVGEPPDQALVTRVLGGDLDAFGVILARHQDRIYSIAANFAANRDDASDLAQEVFVKAYRSLAGFRGQSAFSTWLYRIAVNTCVDYTRRQARSGWLQLQDDAVSAPTEPGLDPQHELERKELRSDLVRAIAGLSWKLRIALILHDVEGLTHEEIAAVVGCSIGTTKSRLFRAREEVRRRLRGQKEGDGT
- a CDS encoding GNAT family N-acetyltransferase; this encodes MLRLPTHDVHLADDHVRLRPFTDADFDTVERWFGDPEVTYYSEGKENPKYSRAEIEGIYRGVAQQGSLLFVIETADETVIGEMWLQPANMARLKKQPSDRAYRVDICIGEKAYWGQRYGRRAVRLLLRHAFDVLGADRVAAASVFEFNDRSLRMFEACGMRIVRRVADLVERGGRKFAEIDLEITREEWLARGNLSLAPRDNETGSNTDG